The proteins below are encoded in one region of Streptomyces ficellus:
- a CDS encoding NADP-dependent isocitrate dehydrogenase, translating to MSKIKVARPVVELDGDEMARIVWRFIRDRLVLPYLDVDLKYFDLGIQNRDATRDRVTVDAAEAVGEHGVGVKCPTVTPDEARVEEFGLRAMYRPPGDTVREVLGGGAVFREPVVMGNVPRRVPGWTRPVVVGRHAFGDQYRATDLKVPGPGTLTMTFTPQDGSDPVELEVYEFPGPGVALSMYNLDRSVRDFARASFRYGLAHGYPVYLATKNTVLKRYDGRFKDVFQEVFDAEFRADYDAAGLTYGHRLVEDMAASVLKGEGGCVWACKNYDGDVQSGAVAGGFGSPGLSTDVLVPPDGRTLLAEPAHGTVTRHYRRHQQGRSTSTNPVASVLAWTRALAHRGALDGTPEVTGFARALWEVCVETVESGRMTRDLAELISPDHPWLTTEQFLDVLDTAVQKRTLSMGLAPM from the coding sequence ATGTCCAAGATCAAGGTTGCCCGCCCCGTCGTCGAGCTCGACGGTGACGAGATGGCCCGCATCGTCTGGCGGTTCATCAGGGACCGGCTGGTCCTGCCGTACCTCGATGTCGACCTGAAGTACTTCGACCTGGGCATCCAGAACCGCGACGCCACCCGTGACCGGGTGACCGTCGACGCGGCCGAAGCCGTCGGGGAGCACGGCGTCGGCGTCAAGTGCCCCACCGTCACGCCCGACGAGGCGCGCGTCGAGGAGTTCGGGCTCAGGGCGATGTACCGCCCGCCGGGGGACACCGTCCGCGAGGTGCTCGGCGGCGGCGCGGTCTTCCGCGAGCCGGTCGTCATGGGCAACGTGCCGCGGCGCGTCCCGGGCTGGACGCGGCCGGTCGTCGTCGGCCGCCACGCCTTCGGCGACCAGTACCGCGCCACCGACCTCAAGGTCCCCGGCCCCGGCACGCTCACCATGACCTTCACGCCGCAGGACGGCTCCGACCCGGTCGAGCTGGAGGTGTACGAGTTCCCCGGCCCGGGCGTCGCCCTGTCGATGTACAACCTCGACCGGTCGGTCCGCGACTTCGCGCGGGCCTCCTTCCGCTACGGCCTGGCCCACGGCTACCCGGTGTACCTGGCGACGAAGAACACGGTCCTGAAGCGGTACGACGGGCGCTTCAAGGACGTCTTCCAGGAGGTGTTCGACGCCGAGTTCCGGGCCGACTACGACGCGGCGGGCCTGACGTACGGACACCGCCTCGTCGAGGACATGGCCGCATCGGTCCTGAAGGGGGAGGGCGGTTGCGTCTGGGCGTGCAAGAACTACGACGGGGACGTCCAGTCCGGCGCCGTCGCCGGGGGCTTCGGCTCGCCCGGGCTGTCGACCGACGTCCTGGTGCCGCCCGACGGACGGACCCTGCTGGCGGAGCCCGCGCACGGCACGGTCACCCGCCACTACCGCCGCCACCAGCAGGGCCGGTCCACCTCGACCAACCCGGTCGCGTCGGTCCTCGCCTGGACCCGGGCCCTCGCGCACCGCGGTGCCCTGGACGGTACGCCGGAGGTGACCGGGTTCGCGCGGGCGCTGTGGGAGGTCTGCGTCGAGACGGTCGAGAGCGGCCGGATGACCCGGGACCTGGCCGAGCTGATCTCCCCGGACCACCCGTGGCTGACCACGGAGCAGTTCCTCGACGTGCTCGACACCGCCGTCCAGAAGCGGACCCTGTCGATGGGGCTCGCACCGATGTGA
- a CDS encoding DUF3017 domain-containing protein has product MGVRANDDSAATPAGTDEGGAGTGAGEGGRRPADGSDGSHGTADGTTAGAPTDAAAPSTRAAATGRPGSGSRRPPTVTRDTARPEGGGRAAPGDAPAPARQWPLLTVLGLTALGLLIVGSDLFPHAPRIGTMLIGVALLTGAAIRRALPSVGMLAVRSRFTDMAAYGVLGTGIVLLALMTQPSPWLEIPFLEDAVRFAVR; this is encoded by the coding sequence ATGGGTGTACGGGCGAACGACGACTCCGCCGCCACCCCGGCCGGGACCGACGAGGGCGGTGCCGGCACGGGTGCCGGCGAAGGCGGCCGTCGTCCCGCTGACGGCTCCGACGGCTCGCACGGTACGGCGGACGGTACGACGGCCGGCGCGCCGACCGACGCGGCGGCTCCGTCCACCCGCGCCGCGGCCACGGGCCGTCCCGGCTCCGGGTCGCGGCGGCCGCCCACCGTCACGCGGGACACCGCGCGCCCCGAGGGCGGCGGGCGGGCCGCGCCCGGGGACGCTCCGGCGCCCGCGCGGCAGTGGCCGCTGCTCACCGTGCTCGGTCTGACCGCGCTCGGGTTGCTGATCGTCGGGTCCGACCTCTTCCCGCACGCGCCCCGCATCGGGACGATGCTCATCGGCGTCGCCCTGCTCACCGGTGCGGCCATACGGCGCGCCCTGCCCTCCGTGGGGATGCTCGCCGTCCGGTCGCGCTTCACCGACATGGCCGCGTACGGCGTGCTCGGCACGGGCATCGTGCTGCTGGCGCTGATGACCCAGCCGTCCCCGTGGCTGGAGATCCCCTTCCTCGAGGACGCCGTCCGGTTCGCGGTCCGCTGA
- a CDS encoding bifunctional methylenetetrahydrofolate dehydrogenase/methenyltetrahydrofolate cyclohydrolase yields the protein MTAQILDGKATAAAIKSDLTARVADLKAQGITPGLGTILVGDDPGSQKYVAGKHRDCAQVGIASIQRELPATATQDEIEAVVRELNEDPACTGYIVQLPLPKGIDENRILELMDPAKDADGLHPMNLGRLVLNEPAPLPCTPNGIITLLRAHGVEIRGAEVVVVGRGTTIGRPMPLLLTRKSENATVTQCHTGTRDLSAHLRRADIIVAAAGVPHLIKPEDVKPGAAVLDVGVSRDESGKIMGDVHPGVNEVAGWRAPNPGGVGPMTRAQLLVNVVEAAERAAAATAS from the coding sequence ATGACCGCCCAGATTCTCGATGGCAAGGCCACCGCCGCCGCGATCAAGTCCGACCTGACCGCCCGCGTGGCGGACCTCAAGGCCCAGGGCATCACCCCCGGCCTCGGCACCATCCTGGTCGGCGACGACCCGGGCAGCCAGAAGTACGTCGCGGGCAAGCACCGCGACTGCGCGCAGGTGGGCATCGCCTCCATCCAGCGCGAACTGCCCGCCACCGCCACGCAGGACGAGATCGAGGCGGTCGTCCGCGAACTGAACGAGGACCCCGCCTGCACCGGCTACATCGTGCAGCTCCCGCTCCCCAAGGGCATCGACGAGAACCGCATCCTCGAACTCATGGACCCCGCCAAGGACGCGGACGGGCTGCACCCGATGAACCTCGGCCGTCTGGTGCTCAACGAGCCCGCGCCGCTGCCCTGCACGCCCAACGGCATCATCACACTGCTGCGCGCCCACGGCGTCGAGATCCGCGGCGCCGAGGTCGTGGTCGTCGGCCGCGGTACGACCATCGGGCGCCCGATGCCGCTGCTCCTCACCCGCAAGTCGGAGAACGCGACGGTCACGCAGTGCCACACCGGTACGCGGGACCTCTCCGCGCACCTGCGGCGGGCCGACATCATCGTCGCCGCGGCGGGCGTACCGCACCTGATCAAGCCCGAGGACGTCAAGCCGGGCGCGGCGGTGCTGGACGTGGGCGTCAGCCGTGACGAGAGCGGAAAGATCATGGGCGACGTGCACCCGGGCGTCAACGAGGTCGCCGGCTGGCGCGCCCCGAACCCGGGCGGCGTCGGCCCGATGACGCGGGCCCAGCTGCTGGTCAACGTCGTCGAGGCGGCCGAGCGCGCCGCTGCCGCCACCGCGAGCTGA
- the purH gene encoding bifunctional phosphoribosylaminoimidazolecarboxamide formyltransferase/IMP cyclohydrolase, which yields MSVNKPIRRALISVYDKTGLEELARGLHEGGVELVSTGSTAARIAGAGVPVTKVEELTGFPECLDGRVKTLHPRVHAGILADLRLDAHREQLTELGVEPFELVVVNLYPFRETVASGATPDECVEQIDIGGPSMVRAAAKNHPSVAVVTSPARYGDVLDAVRAGGFDLTARKRLAAEAFQHTAAYDVAVAAWFADEYAAADASGFPDFAGTTYTRSNVLRYGENPHQGAALYVDGTGGLAQAEQLHGKEMSYNNYTDTDAARRAAYDHDEPCVAIIKHANPCGIAVGADVAEAHRKAHACDPLSAFGGVIAVNRPVSVAMAEQVAEIFTEVIVAPGYEDGAVEVLARKKNIRVLRAEGAPAGHVEVKPIDGGALLQVTDRLQADGDDPANWTLATGEALSPAELAELSFAWKACRAVKSNAILLAKDGASVGVGMGQVNRVDSAKLAVERAGEERARGSYAASDAFFPFPDGLEILTAAGVKAVVQPGGSVRDELVVEAAKKAGVTMYFTGTRHFFH from the coding sequence ATGTCGGTGAATAAGCCCATCCGTCGAGCGTTGATCAGTGTCTACGACAAGACGGGGCTCGAGGAGCTCGCCCGAGGGCTGCACGAAGGCGGCGTCGAGCTGGTCTCCACCGGCTCCACCGCCGCGAGGATCGCCGGCGCGGGTGTGCCGGTCACCAAGGTCGAGGAGCTGACCGGCTTCCCCGAGTGCCTGGACGGCCGCGTCAAGACCCTGCACCCGCGCGTGCACGCCGGCATCCTCGCCGACCTGCGCCTGGACGCGCACCGCGAGCAGCTCACCGAGCTGGGCGTGGAGCCGTTCGAGCTGGTCGTGGTGAACCTGTACCCGTTCCGCGAGACGGTCGCCTCGGGGGCGACGCCCGACGAGTGCGTCGAGCAGATCGACATCGGCGGCCCGTCCATGGTCCGCGCCGCCGCCAAGAACCACCCCTCCGTCGCCGTGGTCACCTCCCCGGCCCGGTACGGCGACGTCCTCGACGCCGTCAGGGCGGGCGGTTTCGACCTGACCGCCCGCAAGCGCCTGGCCGCGGAGGCGTTCCAGCACACCGCCGCGTACGACGTCGCCGTCGCCGCCTGGTTCGCCGACGAGTACGCCGCCGCCGACGCCAGCGGCTTCCCCGACTTCGCCGGCACGACGTACACCCGGAGCAACGTCCTGCGCTACGGCGAGAACCCGCACCAGGGTGCCGCGCTGTACGTCGACGGCACCGGCGGTCTCGCGCAGGCCGAGCAGCTGCACGGCAAGGAGATGTCGTACAACAACTACACGGACACCGACGCCGCGCGCCGGGCCGCGTACGACCACGACGAGCCGTGCGTCGCGATCATCAAGCACGCCAACCCGTGCGGCATCGCGGTCGGCGCCGACGTCGCCGAGGCGCACCGCAAGGCCCACGCCTGCGACCCGCTCTCCGCGTTCGGCGGTGTGATCGCGGTCAACCGCCCGGTGTCGGTGGCGATGGCCGAGCAGGTCGCCGAGATCTTCACCGAGGTCATCGTCGCCCCCGGCTACGAGGACGGCGCGGTCGAGGTGCTGGCCCGCAAGAAGAACATCCGCGTGCTGCGCGCCGAGGGCGCCCCCGCGGGCCACGTCGAGGTCAAGCCCATCGACGGCGGCGCGCTGCTCCAGGTCACCGACCGCCTCCAGGCCGACGGCGACGACCCGGCCAACTGGACCCTCGCCACCGGCGAGGCGCTGTCCCCGGCCGAACTGGCCGAGTTGTCCTTCGCCTGGAAGGCCTGCCGCGCCGTCAAGTCCAACGCCATCCTGCTCGCCAAGGACGGCGCCAGCGTCGGCGTCGGCATGGGCCAGGTCAACCGCGTCGACAGCGCCAAGCTCGCCGTCGAGCGGGCCGGCGAGGAGCGGGCCCGTGGCTCGTACGCCGCGTCCGACGCGTTCTTCCCCTTCCCCGACGGCCTGGAGATCCTCACCGCGGCGGGCGTCAAGGCCGTGGTCCAGCCGGGCGGTTCCGTCCGCGACGAGCTGGTCGTCGAGGCGGCGAAGAAGGCGGGCGTGACGATGTACTTCACCGGCACGCGCCACTTCTTCCACTGA
- the purN gene encoding phosphoribosylglycinamide formyltransferase — MAAARLVVLVSGSGTNLQALLDAIAADPHGFGAEIVAVGADRDGIAGLERAERAGLPTFVCRVKDHATRDEWDHALTEATAAYEPDLVVSAGFMKILGREFLARFGGRIVNTHPALLPSFPGAHGVRDALAHGVKVTGCTVHFVDDGVDTGPIIAQGAVEVVEEDSEEGEAALHERIKEVERALLVEVVGRLARHGYRIEGRKVHVGE; from the coding sequence GTGGCTGCCGCCCGCCTCGTCGTCCTGGTCTCCGGATCAGGGACGAACCTGCAAGCTCTCCTCGACGCCATCGCCGCCGATCCGCACGGCTTCGGTGCGGAGATCGTCGCCGTCGGTGCCGACCGCGACGGCATCGCGGGTCTGGAGCGGGCGGAGCGTGCCGGGCTGCCCACCTTCGTGTGCCGGGTGAAGGACCACGCCACCCGCGACGAGTGGGACCACGCGCTGACGGAGGCCACCGCCGCGTACGAGCCGGACCTCGTCGTCTCGGCCGGGTTCATGAAGATCCTGGGCAGGGAGTTCCTGGCCCGCTTCGGCGGCCGGATCGTCAACACCCACCCGGCCCTGCTGCCCAGTTTTCCCGGTGCCCACGGAGTGCGGGACGCGCTCGCGCACGGCGTGAAGGTCACCGGATGCACCGTCCACTTCGTCGACGACGGCGTCGACACCGGCCCGATCATCGCCCAGGGCGCGGTGGAGGTCGTGGAAGAGGACTCGGAGGAGGGCGAAGCCGCTCTCCACGAGCGCATCAAGGAAGTCGAGCGCGCGCTGCTCGTCGAGGTCGTGGGGCGTCTGGCCCGGCACGGCTACCGCATTGAGGGACGAAAGGTTCATGTCGGTGAATAA
- a CDS encoding DUF6350 family protein has product MTEATDHPPALVQGGRTAVLAGTCVRGALAAGLGLGSVTVLVMAMWISSPYPDSGPGGALHVAAGVWLLAHGAELVRPATLGGTPAPVGLVPLLLMVLPVWLVYRSARDAAEPGAGRPRPSAGGAVAAVTAGYLAVAAGALGYARGGPLPADPLGAALHVPPLVALAAAAGVWTAQGRPTGPLPAWVPQRVRVGLARSRTAVAFRAARLGLAVLTGGGAVLVAVSLVWHAGAARASLLSLSGVWSGRTVLVLLAVALLPNAAVWGAAYGLGPGFLLGTGLTATPLGVTGVAGLPPFPLLAAVPSDGRGTWLNWTAAVVPLAAGVAVGWFCGGRAWDGRARGDTGTPGDTVTRGPGLRDVALAALLAAVLTGAALAGLAAMAGGPLGTGRLGAFGPVWWRVGGAAVAWTAGLGLPVALVLRVWRRRGERGPAEEPPEPAPAKAPAPAKAPAPAKASAPAKASAPAPAQAPLPGTGSGTGSASAPVLDTAGARDAGRSRERPAPEDDPGDPAFEPYDFLPAAWEDPTAREARWTALKEASGSFMAAFPPAPASPPPATPEQPATPEPQDADEPQDADEPPAEEPTVSPDAPEAPGPDDQGPPAQT; this is encoded by the coding sequence GTGACCGAAGCGACCGATCACCCGCCGGCCCTCGTGCAGGGCGGCCGGACCGCCGTACTGGCCGGGACCTGTGTGCGCGGCGCGCTCGCCGCCGGGCTCGGTCTCGGCTCCGTCACCGTCCTGGTGATGGCGATGTGGATCAGCTCCCCGTACCCGGACAGCGGCCCCGGCGGCGCCCTGCACGTCGCCGCGGGCGTCTGGCTGCTCGCCCACGGCGCCGAACTCGTGCGCCCCGCGACGCTCGGAGGAACGCCCGCACCGGTGGGCCTGGTCCCGCTGTTGCTGATGGTGCTGCCGGTGTGGCTGGTGTACCGGTCCGCCCGCGACGCGGCCGAGCCCGGCGCGGGACGCCCCCGGCCGTCGGCGGGCGGCGCGGTCGCCGCCGTGACCGCCGGCTACCTCGCGGTCGCGGCGGGCGCGCTCGGGTACGCGAGGGGCGGGCCGCTGCCCGCCGATCCCCTCGGCGCCGCGCTGCACGTTCCGCCGCTGGTGGCGCTCGCCGCCGCGGCCGGGGTGTGGACCGCGCAAGGGCGCCCCACCGGTCCGCTCCCGGCCTGGGTGCCGCAGCGGGTCCGTGTCGGGCTCGCCCGCTCGCGGACGGCCGTCGCGTTCCGGGCCGCGCGCCTCGGGCTGGCCGTGCTGACCGGCGGGGGAGCGGTGCTGGTCGCGGTGTCGCTGGTGTGGCACGCGGGCGCCGCGCGCGCGTCGTTGCTGAGCCTGTCCGGTGTCTGGTCGGGCCGGACGGTGCTCGTGCTGCTCGCCGTCGCGCTGCTGCCGAACGCCGCGGTGTGGGGCGCGGCGTACGGGCTCGGGCCGGGCTTCCTGCTCGGTACGGGGCTGACCGCGACGCCGCTCGGGGTGACCGGGGTGGCCGGGCTGCCCCCCTTCCCGCTGCTCGCCGCGGTTCCGTCGGACGGGCGCGGGACGTGGCTGAACTGGACGGCCGCGGTGGTGCCCCTGGCGGCGGGCGTCGCGGTCGGCTGGTTCTGCGGAGGGCGGGCCTGGGACGGTCGTGCGCGTGGCGACACCGGTACGCCGGGGGACACGGTGACGCGCGGCCCGGGCCTGCGGGACGTGGCGCTCGCCGCGCTGCTGGCGGCCGTGCTGACCGGAGCGGCCCTGGCGGGGCTCGCCGCGATGGCGGGCGGACCGCTGGGCACCGGGCGCCTCGGGGCGTTCGGCCCGGTGTGGTGGCGCGTGGGCGGGGCGGCCGTGGCGTGGACCGCGGGGCTGGGCCTACCGGTGGCGCTGGTGCTGCGGGTGTGGCGTCGGCGGGGCGAGCGCGGTCCGGCGGAGGAGCCGCCGGAGCCCGCCCCCGCGAAGGCGCCCGCCCCCGCGAAGGCGCCCGCCCCCGCGAAGGCGTCCGCCCCCGCGAAGGCGTCCGCCCCCGCCCCGGCGCAGGCCCCGCTCCCCGGAACCGGCTCCGGAACCGGCTCCGCTTCCGCGCCGGTTCTGGACACCGCTGGTGCCCGTGACGCGGGGCGGTCGCGGGAACGGCCCGCCCCGGAGGACGACCCGGGCGACCCGGCGTTCGAGCCCTACGACTTCCTGCCCGCCGCGTGGGAGGACCCGACGGCGCGCGAGGCCCGGTGGACGGCGCTCAAGGAGGCCTCGGGCAGTTTCATGGCGGCGTTCCCACCGGCCCCCGCCTCACCCCCGCCCGCGACTCCGGAGCAGCCCGCGACTCCCGAGCCGCAGGACGCGGACGAGCCGCAGGACGCGGACGAGCCGCCCGCCGAGGAGCCCACCGTGTCGCCGGACGCGCCGGAGGCCCCCGGTCCCGACGACCAAGGGCCTCCCGCGCAGACCTGA
- a CDS encoding sigma factor-like helix-turn-helix DNA-binding protein, whose translation MSKPTSKPKREQEREQEEPEEPERPPAAAEASPAASATPATPATPAEPATPADAFAAFDALYEYAAPGLVQQAYLLTGRRRLSREAVEYAFHLAWERWPEVAVDRDPAGWVRAAMHEYALSPWHRLRRSHRQPDAPSTDQSAQAVRGALLELPPAYRRTLLLYDGLGLDLPETAAETEASTPAAGNRVLHARELLAERIPELADPEVLHQRLVSLLTKGPAMVLAPPRTVRTGSERRATFWTRAAVALTVLVVGATAFTLATAPTSYVPPLAPGEAVDGVPALSGPQRLTPQREALRARLHAEPVTGPARLVPDPH comes from the coding sequence ATGTCGAAGCCGACGTCGAAGCCGAAGCGGGAGCAGGAGCGGGAGCAGGAGGAGCCGGAGGAGCCGGAGCGCCCGCCCGCCGCGGCGGAGGCCTCACCTGCCGCTTCCGCCACCCCCGCGACCCCCGCGACCCCCGCCGAACCCGCCACCCCCGCCGACGCCTTCGCCGCGTTCGACGCGCTGTACGAGTACGCCGCCCCCGGCCTCGTACAGCAGGCGTACCTGCTCACCGGGCGGCGCCGGCTGTCCCGCGAGGCCGTCGAGTACGCCTTCCACCTGGCCTGGGAGCGCTGGCCCGAGGTCGCGGTCGACCGTGACCCGGCCGGCTGGGTGAGGGCGGCGATGCACGAGTACGCGCTGTCGCCGTGGCACCGGCTGCGCCGTTCGCACCGGCAGCCCGACGCCCCGTCCACCGACCAGTCCGCCCAGGCGGTGCGCGGCGCGCTGCTGGAGCTGCCGCCCGCGTACCGGCGCACGCTGCTGCTGTACGACGGCCTCGGCCTGGACCTGCCGGAGACGGCCGCCGAGACCGAGGCGAGCACCCCCGCCGCCGGGAACCGCGTCCTGCACGCCCGCGAGCTGCTGGCCGAGCGGATTCCCGAACTGGCCGACCCGGAGGTCCTGCACCAGCGCCTGGTCTCGCTGCTCACCAAGGGCCCGGCCATGGTGCTGGCCCCGCCCCGGACGGTACGCACCGGCAGTGAGCGCCGGGCGACGTTCTGGACCAGGGCGGCCGTCGCGCTCACGGTGCTGGTCGTCGGCGCGACCGCGTTCACCCTGGCCACCGCGCCGACCTCGTACGTTCCGCCGCTGGCACCGGGCGAGGCGGTCGACGGCGTCCCGGCACTCAGCGGTCCACAGCGGCTGACCCCCCAGCGCGAGGCGCTGCGGGCCCGGCTGCACGCCGAACCGGTCACCGGCCCGGCCCGCCTGGTGCCCGACCCGCACTGA
- the sucD gene encoding succinate--CoA ligase subunit alpha has translation MAIFLTKESKVIVQGMTGATGMKHTKLMLGDGTNIVGGVNPRKAGTSVDFDGTEVPVFGSVAEAMEKTGADVSVLFVPPAFAKAAVVEAIDAEIPLAVVITEGIAVHDSAAFYAYAVEKGNKTRIIGPNCPGLITPGQSNAGIIPGDITKPGRIGLVSKSGTLTYQMMYELRDIGFSSAVGIGGDPVIGTTHIDALAAFEADPETELIVMIGEIGGDAEERAADFIKANVTKPVVGYVAGFTAPEGKTMGHAGAIVSGSSGTAQAKKEALEAAGVKVGKTPTETAKLARAILAG, from the coding sequence ATGGCTATCTTCCTGACCAAGGAAAGCAAGGTCATCGTCCAGGGCATGACCGGTGCCACGGGCATGAAGCACACCAAGCTCATGCTGGGTGACGGCACCAACATCGTCGGTGGCGTCAACCCGCGCAAGGCGGGCACCTCCGTCGACTTCGACGGCACCGAGGTCCCCGTCTTCGGCTCCGTCGCCGAGGCGATGGAGAAGACCGGCGCCGACGTCTCCGTCCTCTTCGTGCCGCCGGCCTTCGCCAAGGCCGCCGTCGTCGAGGCCATCGACGCCGAGATCCCGCTGGCCGTCGTGATCACCGAGGGCATCGCGGTGCACGACTCCGCCGCGTTCTACGCGTACGCCGTCGAGAAGGGCAACAAGACCCGGATCATCGGCCCGAACTGCCCCGGCCTGATCACGCCGGGCCAGTCCAACGCCGGCATCATCCCGGGCGACATCACCAAGCCCGGCCGGATCGGCCTGGTGTCCAAGTCGGGCACGCTGACCTACCAGATGATGTACGAGCTGCGGGACATCGGCTTCTCGTCGGCCGTCGGCATCGGTGGCGACCCGGTCATCGGCACCACCCACATCGACGCGCTCGCGGCCTTCGAGGCCGACCCCGAGACCGAGCTGATCGTGATGATCGGTGAGATCGGTGGCGACGCGGAGGAGCGGGCGGCCGACTTCATCAAGGCCAACGTCACCAAGCCGGTCGTCGGCTACGTCGCGGGCTTCACCGCCCCCGAGGGCAAGACGATGGGTCACGCCGGTGCGATCGTGTCCGGTTCGTCCGGCACCGCGCAGGCGAAGAAGGAGGCCCTCGAGGCCGCGGGCGTGAAGGTCGGCAAGACCCCGACCGAGACGGCCAAGCTGGCGCGCGCGATCCTCGCGGGCTGA
- the sucC gene encoding ADP-forming succinate--CoA ligase subunit beta produces the protein MDLFEYQARDLFAKHGVPVLAGEVIDTPEAAREATERLGGRSVVKAQVKVGGRGKAGGVKLAATPDEAVARATDILGMDIKGHTVHKVMIAETAPEIAEEYYVSYLLDRTNRTFLAMASVEGGMDIEEVAATKPEALAKIPVDANEGVTEAKAREIVEAAKFPAAVKDQVAEILVTLWKTFVAEDALLVEVNPLAKVADGRVIALDGKVSLDANADFRQPEHEALEDKAAANPLEAAAKAKNLNYVKLDGEVGIIGNGAGLVMSTLDVVAYAGEAHGGVKPANFLDIGGGASAQVMANGLEIILGDPDVKSVFVNVFGGITACDEVANGIVQALKLLADKGEDVTKPLVVRLDGNNAELGRKILSDANHPLVQRVDTMDGAADKAAELAAAK, from the coding sequence GTGGACCTGTTCGAGTACCAGGCGAGGGACCTCTTCGCCAAGCACGGTGTACCGGTGCTGGCCGGTGAAGTCATCGACACGCCTGAGGCGGCGCGCGAGGCGACGGAGCGACTGGGCGGCCGTTCGGTCGTCAAGGCGCAGGTGAAGGTCGGCGGCCGCGGCAAGGCCGGCGGCGTCAAGCTCGCCGCGACGCCGGACGAGGCCGTCGCCCGCGCGACGGACATCCTCGGCATGGACATCAAGGGCCACACGGTCCACAAGGTGATGATCGCCGAGACGGCACCCGAGATCGCCGAGGAGTACTACGTCTCGTACCTCCTCGACCGCACCAACCGCACCTTCCTCGCCATGGCCTCCGTCGAGGGCGGCATGGACATCGAGGAAGTCGCGGCCACCAAGCCCGAGGCCCTGGCGAAGATCCCGGTCGACGCCAACGAGGGTGTCACCGAGGCCAAGGCCCGCGAGATCGTCGAGGCCGCCAAGTTCCCGGCCGCGGTCAAGGACCAGGTCGCCGAGATCCTGGTGACCCTGTGGAAGACCTTCGTCGCCGAGGACGCCCTCCTCGTCGAGGTCAACCCGCTGGCCAAGGTCGCTGACGGCCGTGTCATCGCGCTGGACGGCAAGGTGTCGCTCGACGCCAACGCCGACTTCCGCCAGCCGGAGCACGAGGCGCTCGAGGACAAGGCCGCAGCCAACCCGCTCGAGGCTGCCGCCAAGGCCAAGAACCTCAACTACGTGAAGCTCGACGGCGAGGTCGGCATCATCGGCAACGGCGCGGGTCTGGTCATGTCGACCCTCGACGTCGTCGCGTACGCCGGTGAGGCGCACGGCGGCGTGAAGCCGGCCAACTTCCTCGACATCGGTGGCGGCGCGTCCGCCCAGGTGATGGCGAACGGCCTGGAGATCATCCTCGGCGACCCGGACGTCAAGTCCGTCTTCGTCAACGTCTTCGGTGGCATCACCGCCTGTGACGAGGTCGCCAACGGCATCGTCCAGGCGCTGAAGCTGCTCGCCGACAAGGGCGAGGACGTCACCAAGCCGCTGGTCGTGCGCCTCGACGGCAACAACGCGGAGCTGGGTCGCAAGATCCTGTCCGACGCCAACCACCCGCTCGTGCAGCGCGTGGACACCATGGACGGCGCGGCCGACAAGGCCGCCGAGCTCGCGGCTGCGAAGTAA